In Rhea pennata isolate bPtePen1 chromosome 8, bPtePen1.pri, whole genome shotgun sequence, one genomic interval encodes:
- the LAMC1 gene encoding laminin subunit gamma-1: protein MNNCRIELTPVDTLRRSWQLRLHNVRPARWLLALAALAGRCGGAMDECTEERSGRPQRCMPEFVNAAFNATVVATNTCGSPAEEYCVQTGVTGVTKSCHLCDAARPHLRHGAAFLTDYNSQADTTWWQSQTMLAGVQHPAAVNLTLHLGKAFDITYVRLKFHTSRPESFAIYKRTREDGPWVPYQYYSGSCENTYQKVNRGFIRTGEDEQQALCTDEFSDISPLTGGNVAFSTLEGRPSAYNFDNSPVLQEWVTATDIRVSLNRLNTFGDEVFNDPKVLKSYYYAISDFAVGGRCKCNGHASECVRNELGKLVCNCKHNTFGVDCEKCLPFFNDRPWRRATAESANECLPCNCNGRSQECYFDPELYRSTGHGGHCVGCLDNTDGANCERCRENFYRTGSEEGCLPCNCNPVGSLSTQCDSYGRCSCKPGVVGDKCDRCQPGYHSLSEAGCRPCSCNSAGSTDDCNIETGRCTCKDNVEGFNCERCKPGFFNLEPSNPRGCTPCFCFGHSSVCTNAVGYSIYSITSNFQFGEDEWHAEQRDGSEVLLQWSAETQDISVISDSYFPMYFVAPRKFLGNQVLSYGQNLTFSFRVDRRDTRLSAEDLVLEGAGLRVSVPLIAQGNSYPSENMLTYAFRLHEATDYPWRPTLTAFEFQKLLHNLTSIKIRGTYSERSAGHLDDVTITSARPGPGLPATWVETCTCPAGYEGQFCERCSSGYRRETPGLGPYSPCVPCSCNGHSETCEPETGACNCRDNTAGSHCEKCSDGYYGDATAGTASDCQPCPCPGSSSCAVVPRTKEVVCTNCPTGTTGKRCELCDDAYFGDPLGENGAVRPCRLCQCNDNIDPNAVGNCNRHTGECLKCIYNTAGFYCDRCKDGFYGNPLAPSPADKCRACNCNPYGTVNQQTSCNQVTGQCECLSHVTERDCSACEPGFYNLQSGRGCERCDCHALGSTNGQCDIRTGQCECQPGITGQRCDRCEANHFGFGHEGCKPCDCDPEGSHSLQCRENGRCECKEGFVGNRCDQCEENYFYNRSWPGCQECPACYRLVKDKVAEQRERLQELENLIANLGTGEETVTDQAFEERLKQAEREVMELLEEAQNSKDVDQGLMDRLKDINSTLVSQLSRLQNIQNTVQETESLAEQARERVEDTEDLIGLASAMLEKARMAADNVSITSPESSGDPNNMTLLAEEARKLAERHKQEADDIVRIAKAANDTSTEAYQLLLKTLAGENQTANDIDELNQKYNQARNISRDLEKQANRVLEEAEEAGNKALQIYANLTSLPTVDSTGLENEANKIKKEAEELDQLIARKLKDYEDLREDMKGKELEVKNLLEKGKTEQQTADQLLARADAAKALAEEAARKGNGTLEEANTILSNLKDFDKRVNDNKTAAEEALKKIPAITQTIAEANNKTRQAELALGNAAADARDAKAKADDAEKIASSVQKNAAATKAEADKAFSDVTGLAREVDDMMKQLQDAEKELKRKQDDADQDMMMAGMASQAAQEAEDNARKAKNSVNSLLAVINDLLDQLGQLETVDLNKLNEIEGTLNSAKDQMKDSNLDQKVSFLEREARKQDDAIQAYNRDIEEILKDISNLEDIKKTLPSGCFNTPSIEKP from the exons GATATCACATATGTACGCCTGAAGTTTCACACCAGTCGGCCAGAGAGCTTTGCAATCTACAAACGCACCAGGGAAGATGGTCCGTGGGTGCCCTACCAGTATTACAGCGGATCCTGTGAGAACACGTATCAGAAAGTCAATCGGGGTTTTATTCGGACTGGGGAGGATGAACAGCAGGCCCTCTGCACAGATGAGTTCAGTGACATCTCTCCGCTCACTGGGGGCAATGTGGCTTTCTCGACACTGGAGGGACGTCCCAGTGCCTATAACTTTGACAACAGCCCTGTGTTACAG GAATGGGTAACAGCTACTGATATTAGAGTGAGCCTCAATCGTTTGAACACATTTGGAGATGAAGTTTTCAATGATCCAAAAGTTCTCAAGTCCTATTACTATGCAATTTCGGATTTTGCTGTGGGTGGTAG ATGCAAATGTAATGGTCACGCAAGTGAGTGCGTGAGGAATGAGCTTGGAAAGCTGGTGTGCAACTGCAAACACAACACGTTTGGGGTTGACTGTGAAAAgtgtcttcctttcttcaatGATCGTCCATGGAGAAGAGCAACAGCAGAGAGTGCCAATGAATGTTTGC CTTGTAACTGCAATGGAAGGTCGCAGGAATGTTACTTTGACCCTGAGTTGTACCGCTCAACAGGCCATGGTGGTCACTGCGTAGGCTGCCTGGATAATACTGATGGCGCCAACTGCGAAAGGTGCAGGGAAAACTTCTATCGCACTGGAAGTGAGGAGGGATGTCTACCTTGTAACTGTAATCCAGTTG GCTCCCTCAGCACACAGTGTGATAGCTATGGCCGATGCAGCTGCAAACCTGGAGTGGTGGGTGATAAATGTGACCGGTGCCAGCCAGGTTACCACTCCCTCTCCGAGGCTGGGTGCAG GCCTTGTTCTTGCAATTCTGCTGGCAGCACAGATGACTGCAACATTGAAACCGGACGATGTACTTGCAAGGACAATGTTGAAGGATTCAACTGTGAGAG ATGCAAACCTGGATTTTTCAATCTGGAGCCATCAAATCCAAGAGGCTGTACCCCCTGCTTCTGTTTTGGACACTCTTCAGTCTGCACCAACGCCGTTGGCTACAGTATCTACAGCATCACTTCCAACTTCCAGTTTG GAGAGGATGAGTGGCATGCTGAACAACGTGATGGCTCAGAAGTCTTGCTCCAGTGGAGTGCTGAGACCCAGGATATCTCTGTTATCTCGGACAGCTATTTCCCCATGTATTTTGTTGCACCAC gcAAGTTTTTGGGCAACCAGGTTCTGAGTTACGGTCAAAACCTGACCTTTTCCTTTCGGGTTGACAGACGGGACACTCGTCTATCTGCAGAGGACCTGGTACTGGAAGGAGCTGGGCTGAGAGTGTCGGTGCCTCTCATTGCTCAGGGCAACTCCTACCCCAGTGAGAACATGCTGACATATGCTTTCAG GCTCCATGAGGCCACAGATTACCCGTGGAGGCCTACTCTTACTGCATTTGAGTTCCAGAAGCTGCTTCACAATTTGACCTCTATCAAGATACGTGGGACATACAGTGAGAGAA GTGCTGGCCACCTGGATGATGTTACTATCACAAGTGCGCGCCCAGGACCTGGCTTGCCTGCAACCTGGGTGGAGACCTGCACCTGTCCAGCAGGATATGAGGGGCAGTTTTGTGAGCGCTGCTCCTCTGGCTACCGGAGAGAGACGCCTGGCCTTGGGCCGTACAGTCCCTGCGTGCCTTGTTCTTGCAACGGCCATAGTGAGACCTGCGAGCCAGAGACAG GTGCGTGCAATTGCAGGGATAACACAGCAGGTTCTCACTGTGAGAAGTGCAGCGATGGATATTATGGAGATGCAACGGCAGGCACTGCCTCGGATTGCCAGCCCTGTCCGTGTCCAGGCAGCTCGAGCTGTGCCGTTGTGCCCCGCACAAAGGAGGTCGTGTGCACCAACTGCCCAACTGGTACTACAG GTAAAAGATGCGAGTTGTGTGATGATGCCTATTTTGGAGACCCACTGGGTGAAAACGGTGCTGTGAGGCCTTGTCGTCTCTGCCAATGCAATGATAACATCGACCCCAATGCCGTGGGGAACTGTAACCGCCACACGGGTGAATGCCTAAAATGTATCTACAACACAGCTGGCTTCTACTGTGACCGCTGCAAAGACGGCTTCTATGGGAACCCCTTGGCCCCCAGTCCTGCAGACAAGTGCAGAG CTTGCAATTGTAACCCTTACGGCACAGTGAATCAGCAGACGAGTTGCAATCAAGTGACTGGGCAATGTGAGTGCCTCTCGCATGTCACTGAGAGGGACTGCAGTGCCTGTGAGCCTGGCTTTTATAACCTCCAGAGCGGACGTGGCTGTGAGAG GTGCGACTGCCATGCGCTGGGTTCCACCAACGGCCAGTGTGACATCCGAACAGGGCAGTGCGAGTGCCAGCCCGGCATCACAGGCCAGCGTTGTGACAGATGCGAGGCCAACCACTTTGGATTTGGCCACGAAGGCTGTAAAC CATGTGACTGTGATCCTGAAGGTTCGCACTCGCTGCAGTGCAGGGAGAATGGTCGCTGCGAGTGTAAGGAAGGCTTTGTGGGGAACCGCTGTGACCAGTGTGAAGAGAACTATTTCTACAATCGGTCATGGCCAGGCTGTCAAGAATGTCCTGCGTGTTACAGACTAGTGAAAGACAAG GTGGCAGAACAGCGAGAGAGGCTGCAGGAACTAGAAAATCTTATAGCAAATCTTGGTACAGGAGAGGAAACTGTAACTGATCAGGCCTTTGAAGAGAGATTAAAGCAGGCAGAAAGAGAGGTTATGGAATTGCTCGAAGAAGCACAAAACAGCAAAG ATGTAGATCAGGGCCTTATGGACCGCCTCAAAGACATCAACAGCACACTAGTGAGTCAGCTCAGCAGGCTGCAAAACATCCAGAACACAGTGCAGGAGACTGAGAGCCTGGCGGAGCAAGCCCGGGAGCGAGTGGAGGACACTGAGGACCTGATCGGATTAGCTTCTGCTATGCTTGAGAAGGCAAGGATGGCAGCTGACAACGTG tcCATTACATCACCAGAATCAAGTGGTGACCCTAACAACATGACTCTTCTGGCAGAAGAGGCCCGtaaactggctgaaag GCACAAACAAGAAGCTGATGATATTGTGCGCATAGCCAAGGCAGCAAATGATACTTCTACAGAGGCATATCAACTACTGTTGAAGACCTTGGCTGGAGAGAACCAAACTGCAAATGATATTGATGAGCTCAACCAGAA gtataATCAAGCAAGAAACATCTCTCGTGATCTAGAGAAACAGGCAAATAGAGTGCTTGAAGAAGCAGAGGAGGCTGGGAACAAGGCCTTGCAGATCTATGCTAATCTCACCAGTCTGCCTACTGTGGATTCCACAGGGCTAGAG AATGAAGCAAATAAGATcaagaaggaagcagaagagtTGGATCAGCTAATTGCAAGGAAGCTGAAAGATTATGAAGACTTGAGAGAAGACATGAAAGGAAAGGAGCTAGAAGTGAAGAACCTCTTGGAGAAAGGGAAGACAGAACAGCAG ACTGCAGATCAGCTCCTGGCTCGAGCTGATGCAGCAAAAGCTCTGGCCGAAGAAGCTGCTCGGAAGGGAAATGGCACGTTAGAGGAGGCCAATACCATTCTCAGCAACTTGAAAG attttgataaACGTGTGAATGAtaacaaaacagcagctgagGAGGCACTGAAGAAGATTCCTGCCATTACCCAAACCATTGCTGAAGCCAACAATAAGACACGCCAGGCAGAGCTGGCACTtggcaatgctgctgctgacGCCCGGGATGCCAAGGCTAAAGCGGATGATGCTGAGAAAATCGCCAGCTCTGTTCAGAAG AATGCTGCTGCTACCAAAGCTGAAGCTGACAAGGCTTTCTCTGATGTGACCGGACTGGCCAGAGAAGTGGATGACATGATGAAGCAACTGcaagatgcagaaaaagagcTGAAGCGGAAACAGGATGATGCTGATCAGGATATGATGATGGCAGGCATG GCCTCGCAGGCTGCCCAGGAAGCAGAAGACaatgcaagaaaagcaaagaactcTGTAAATAGTTTGCTTGCTGTCATTAATGACCTTCTGGATCAACTAG GGCAACTGGAGACAGTGGACTTGAACAAACTGAATGAGATTGAGGGTACACTGAACAGTGCCAAAGATCAGATGAAAGATAGCAACCTGGACCAGAAAGTGTCTTTCCTTGAGAGAGAAGCCAGGAAGCAAGATGATGCCATACAGGCCTACAACAGGGACATTGAGGAAATCCTGAAAGACATTAGCAACCTGGAAGACATCAAGAAGACCTTGCCGTCTGGCTGTTTTAACACCCCGTCCATTGAGAAACCCTAA